One genomic segment of Lewinellaceae bacterium includes these proteins:
- the gcvH gene encoding glycine cleavage system protein GcvH has product MNTPENLKYTKEHEWIRVEGNTAYIGITDFAQGELGELVYVEVETVGETIEQDEVFGTVEAVKTTSDLFMPVSGKIVAFNPALDENEGDNPGLINEDPYGEGWIIKIEMTDSSQLGTLLDAAAYQELIA; this is encoded by the coding sequence ATGAATACGCCAGAGAATCTGAAATACACGAAAGAACACGAATGGATCCGCGTTGAAGGAAATACAGCCTACATTGGTATCACCGATTTTGCACAAGGTGAACTGGGTGAGTTGGTGTATGTAGAAGTAGAAACGGTGGGTGAAACCATTGAACAGGATGAGGTATTCGGCACGGTGGAAGCCGTTAAGACGACTTCTGACCTTTTTATGCCGGTCAGCGGCAAGATCGTGGCCTTCAACCCTGCACTGGATGAAAACGAAGGAGATAATCCGGGACTCATCAATGAGGACCCCTACGGAGAGGGTTGGATCATCAAAATCGAAATGACCGATTCTTCGCAGCTGGGAACGCTGCTGGATGCTGCTGCTTATCAGGAGCTGATTGCTTAA